Proteins encoded in a region of the Odocoileus virginianus isolate 20LAN1187 ecotype Illinois chromosome 9, Ovbor_1.2, whole genome shotgun sequence genome:
- the THBD gene encoding thrombomodulin, producing MLRVLLLGVLAPAGLGLPAPPEPQPLGGQCVDLDCFAVFRGPATFLTASRVCERLQGHLMTVRSTVGEDVISLFLSGDGSRLWIGLQLPPGCDDPEHSGPLRGFQWVTGDNRTSFSRWARPLDDGARLCGPLCVAVSAAAGEPAPGELAWEERPCDVEADGFLCEFHFAASCLPLAVEPGATAAAGLSITYGTPFGASGADFQALPLGSTAAVASLGVELECTAPPGETKGRWSREAPGAWACGVERGGCQHECKGSAGAWNCLCPADAALQADGRSCESPAEHPCHHLCEHFCHLHGLGNYTCICEAGYQLAADQHRCEDVDDCAQVPSPCPHRCVNTKGGFQCHCFSGFDLVDGECVDPVDPCFGNKCEYQCQLVGRAESQCICAEGFAPVPGAPHKCQMFCNQTSCPADCDPHNPTICRCPDGYILDEGSVCVDINECDDGICPGQCHNLPGTYQCICGPDSALSGQTGTDCDPIQANEDRGSMEDYAGSGEPPVSQTPGATARPSPAPAGPLHSGVLVGISIASLSLVVALLALLCHLRKKQGASRGELEYKCGVPAKELVLQQVTTERTPQKL from the coding sequence ATGCTGCGCGTCCTGCTCCTCGGCGTGCTGGCCCCCGCCGGCCTGGGGCTCCCGGCGCCCCCTGAGCCGCAGCCCCTCGGCGGCCAGTGCGTTGATCTCGACTGCTTCGCTGTCTTCCGGGGCCCCGCGACTTTCCTCACCGCCAGCCGAGTCTGCGAGCGCCTGCAGGGCCACCTGATGACCGTGCGCTCCACGGTGGGCGAAGATGTCATCTCCCTGTTCCTGAGTGGCGACGGCTCGCGCCTCTGGATCGGTCTGCAGCTCCCGCCGGGCTGCGACGACCCAGAGCACTCCGGGCCCTTGCGCGGCTTCCAGTGGGTGACGGGCGACAACCGCACCAGCTTCAGCAGGTGGGCGCGGCCTCTCGACGACGGGGCACGCCTCTGCGGTCCGCTGTGCGTCGCCGTCTCGGCGGCGGCCGGGGAGCCGGCACCGGGAGAGCTCGCCTGGGAGGAGCGGCCGTGCGATGTGGAGGCCGACGGCTTCCTCTGTGAGTTCCACTTCGCCGCCTCCTGCCTGCCGCTAGCTGTGGAGCCTGGCGCCACGGCGGCGGCGGGCCTCTCCATCACCTACGGCACCCCGTTCGGAGCCAGCGGCGCTGACTTTCAGGCGCTGCCGCTGGGCAGCACGGCCGCGGTGGCGTCCCTCGGGGTGGAGCTGGAGTGCACGGCGCCGCCGGGGGAGACCAAGGGGCGCTGGAGCAGGGAAGCCCCGGGCGCCTGGGCCTGCGGCGTCGAGCGCGGCGGCTGCCAGCACGAGTGCAAAGGAAGTGCCGGTGCCTGGAACTGCCTGTGCCCGGCGGAcgccgcactgcaggcggacggGCGTTCCTGCGAGTCACCGGCCGAGCACCCGTGCCACCACCTCTGCGAGCACTTCTGCCACCTCCACGGCCTCGGCAACTACACGTGCATCTGCGAGGCGGGCTACCAGCTGGCCGCCGACCAGCACCGATGTGAGGACGTGGACGACTGCGCGCAGGTGCCCAGTCCGTGCCCGCACAGGTGCGTCAACACTAAGGGTGGCTTCCAGTGCCACTGCTTCTCTGGCTTTGACCTGGTGGACGGCGAGTGCGTGGATCCCGTGGACCCGTGCTTCGGCAATAAGTGCGAGTACCAGTGCCAGCTGGTGGGCCGGGCCGAATCCCAGTGCATCTGCGCTGAGGGCTTCGCGCCCGTCCCCGGCGCTCCGCACAAGTGCCAGATGTTCTGCAACCAGACTTCGTGCCCGGCTGACTGCGACCCCCACAACCCGACCATCTGCCGCTGCCCCGACGGCTATATCCTAGACGAGGGCTCCGTGTGCGTGGACATCAACGAGTGTGACGACGGCATCTGCCCTGGCCAATGCCACAACCTCCCCGGCACTTACCAGTGCATCTGTGGGCCTGACTCGGCCCTCTCTGGCCAGACTGGTACCGACTGCGACCCCATCCAGGCGAACGAGGACCGGGGCAGCATGGAGGACTACGCCGGCTCTGGGGAACCCCCAGTCAGCCAGACTCCGGGCGCCACCGCACGCCCCTCGCCGGCACCTGCTGGCCCCCTGCACTCGGGCGTGCTCGTGGGCATCTCCATTGCAAGCCTGTCTCTGGTGGTGGCACTTCTGGCCCTCCTTTGCCACCTGCGCAAGAAGCAGGGCGCCTCGCGGGGGGAGCTGGAGTACAAGTGCGGGGTCCCCGCCAAGGAGCTGGTGCTGCAGCAGGTGACGACTGAGCGGACACCTCAGAAACTCTGA